In the genome of Bdellovibrionota bacterium, the window TGGATCGAAGTGACGCCGAAATCGATCCGGCTTCGGAAAAAGGTTCTGCCCAAGAATCTTCGAAGCGTCGTGCGGTCCTAAAGGATCCGCTAGGCAACTTGACGCTCTTCCAGCCGCCCTGACGCGCTGGTCTCAATCAAGGATTAAGGCACGACGAGATGTTGTCTGGCGACGATTGTGGACGGGTATCACCGAGGCCAAAAGTTTATTTTTGTCTCCGATGCGTCGAACTCCAAGCGATCGGCGCAGTTCGACGAGGAATCGTTGCATGGTGCCGGCTGCGACATTCTCACGACGTTCGCGAGCGTGGTGACCACGGAAGTTTTAATGATGAACCCGGAATGAGGTTTCATTGAGTCTTATGGCTTCCGCTCCGCCAGCCGCTGCTCGCGGCGCCTCTTCCCTTCCTCAAAACGGCGTTTTTCCTCCGCCGTTTCGGGCAGCAGGGGAGGAACTTCCGTCGGCTTTCCCTTTTCGTCGATCGCGACATAT includes:
- a CDS encoding acyl-CoA thioesterase, whose protein sequence is YVAIDEKGKPTEVPPLLPETAEEKRRFEEGKRRREQRLAERKP